Proteins co-encoded in one Kribbella qitaiheensis genomic window:
- a CDS encoding HutD family protein, with product MTAGSRPHRAVRVLRPELVEAIAWRNGAGTTRELVDDPAGWRLSVAELERNAAFSEFEGLDRVFMPLVDVVLWIDGVRRPVGRCTVASFPGEASVAVELVAGAGRAVNLMTVRGRCSGGLAVVSRVEWERRDHDASGLFVDLGAEVVEVEVRVDTRP from the coding sequence ATGACTGCTGGCTCACGTCCGCACCGTGCGGTGCGGGTGCTGAGGCCGGAGCTTGTCGAGGCCATCGCCTGGCGCAACGGGGCCGGGACCACCCGGGAACTCGTGGATGATCCGGCCGGATGGCGGCTCAGCGTCGCGGAGCTCGAGCGGAATGCGGCGTTTTCGGAGTTCGAGGGCTTGGATCGGGTGTTTATGCCGTTGGTCGATGTAGTTCTGTGGATCGACGGTGTGCGCCGGCCGGTGGGTCGCTGTACGGTCGCCTCCTTTCCTGGCGAGGCGAGCGTCGCGGTGGAGCTCGTCGCAGGTGCGGGGCGGGCGGTGAATTTGATGACGGTTCGTGGGCGGTGCAGCGGTGGGCTGGCCGTGGTGTCGCGAGTCGAGTGGGAGCGGCGCGACCACGATGCGTCGGGGTTGTTCGTCGATCTGGGCGCGGAGGTTGTGGAAGTAGAGGTGCGCGTCGATACGCGCCCTTGA
- a CDS encoding nitric oxide synthase oxygenase: protein MVLPLTVVGLALAVGAVEFGWNVPTSRPAVVVLSLAILFLTVGICARLLVAVHAGEKLFQIGDRPWRKAPRAGRRASSGPGRIPSRPDQPVRLDHPSRPGHSTSPDHPIRPTGRPDPERSAESADIEVVRAAAREFLELFHGESPRAERLGPRIAAVMREIELTGTYWHTAEELAFGARVAWRNNARCIGRLYWRSLQVRDLRTVSGAGDVAGSCFDHLQVAHNGGKIRPMISVFAPETPARPAPRIWNEQLVRYAGYEQPDGRVLGDPRYRTFTSELVQRGWQPPDVPGAFDVLPLVVETVEEGPQMFQLPRQAVHEVPLEHPELAWFAELGLRWHAVPVISNNRLVIGGVSYPAAPFNGWYMGTEIGARNLGDSDRYALVPEIAEQMGLDTSDEATLWRDRALVELNRAVLHSFTANGVSITDHHTESRRFLIHLEREERAGRRCPADWTWIVPPLSGSQTPVFHRYYTAETQLPNYLTDPDATHRSLQGGPPAFP, encoded by the coding sequence GTGGTTCTCCCGCTCACGGTCGTCGGACTGGCTCTGGCCGTCGGCGCGGTCGAATTCGGCTGGAACGTGCCGACCAGCCGCCCGGCCGTCGTAGTACTGAGCCTGGCGATCCTCTTCCTGACGGTGGGGATCTGTGCCCGCCTCCTCGTCGCGGTTCACGCCGGAGAGAAGCTGTTCCAGATCGGCGACAGGCCGTGGCGCAAGGCGCCACGGGCCGGCCGGCGGGCATCATCAGGACCCGGCCGGATCCCGTCGAGGCCCGACCAGCCGGTGCGGCTCGACCATCCGTCGAGGCCCGGCCACTCGACCAGTCCGGACCACCCGATCAGGCCCACCGGCCGGCCTGATCCAGAACGGAGTGCCGAGAGCGCCGACATCGAGGTGGTTCGGGCCGCGGCCCGGGAGTTCCTCGAGCTCTTCCACGGCGAGAGCCCCCGGGCCGAGCGGCTGGGACCGCGGATCGCCGCGGTGATGCGGGAGATCGAACTGACCGGGACCTACTGGCACACGGCCGAGGAGCTGGCTTTCGGCGCCCGTGTCGCCTGGCGCAACAACGCACGGTGCATCGGCAGGCTGTATTGGCGCAGCCTCCAGGTGCGCGATCTGAGGACTGTCTCCGGCGCCGGTGATGTCGCTGGGAGCTGCTTCGACCATCTGCAGGTGGCTCACAACGGCGGGAAGATCCGGCCGATGATCAGCGTGTTCGCTCCCGAGACTCCGGCCAGGCCCGCCCCCCGGATCTGGAATGAGCAACTCGTCCGGTACGCCGGGTACGAGCAGCCGGACGGGCGCGTCCTCGGCGACCCCCGCTACCGGACTTTCACCAGCGAACTCGTCCAGCGCGGGTGGCAACCGCCCGATGTCCCGGGAGCCTTCGACGTGCTCCCACTCGTTGTGGAGACCGTCGAGGAGGGACCGCAGATGTTCCAGCTCCCCCGCCAAGCGGTACACGAGGTTCCCCTCGAGCACCCCGAGCTGGCGTGGTTCGCCGAGCTGGGCCTGCGGTGGCACGCGGTGCCGGTGATCAGCAACAACCGGCTCGTCATCGGCGGCGTCTCCTACCCGGCCGCTCCCTTCAACGGTTGGTACATGGGCACGGAAATCGGCGCCCGCAACCTCGGCGACAGCGACCGCTACGCCCTCGTACCCGAGATTGCGGAGCAGATGGGGCTCGACACCTCGGACGAGGCGACCCTGTGGCGAGACCGGGCCCTGGTCGAGCTCAACCGTGCGGTACTGCACTCGTTCACCGCGAACGGCGTAAGCATCACCGACCACCACACCGAATCCCGCAGATTCCTTATCCACCTGGAACGAGAAGAACGAGCAGGCCGCCGCTGCCCCGCGGACTGGACCTGGATCGTGCCACCGCTGTCCGGCTCGCAAACCCCGGTCTTCCACCGCTACTACACCGCCGAAACCCAACTCCCGAACTACCTGACCGACCCCGACGCAACCCACCGCTCCCTCCAAGGCGGCCCCCCGGCCTTCCCCTAA
- a CDS encoding globin domain-containing protein, translating into MDAYALQRSWDQVTKHGEQVPLYFYSHLFVSHPEVRSMFPLSMSNQRDKFVGALGRIVSHADQLDKDSTFLQHLGRDHRKYAVVAEHYNAVGASLCATLMHFLGPEWDEELAAQWTSAYQVVARIMVEAAETSSESSPDWWDADVVSAERRTMDLTLLTVRPRRAFQFLPGQSVSMEIPQRPRQWRYFSPANAPRPDGSIDLHVQQIDGGLVSPAVVRSLKTGDVVKLGAPVGDRLTRRAGDKRELLLVAGGTGLAPLLAVLEQIDHEWQRFQIGPLVHLLHGVRMPWHLYDRPRLRELAQKRPWFEYTEVVSDDSSYPGTRGKVGAVAARQSTYGRTAMVCGGPQMVAHTLEQLAVAGMQPEDIKYEHFYYAAAGEHAVGPGLPGQETTSDDEQPPPRHFASDPQIDPRRGVPAADVGTRLGQGLRVPRSAG; encoded by the coding sequence ATGGATGCATACGCCCTGCAACGAAGCTGGGACCAGGTCACGAAGCACGGTGAACAGGTACCGCTGTACTTCTACTCGCACCTTTTCGTGTCTCACCCCGAAGTGCGGTCGATGTTCCCGCTCTCCATGTCGAACCAGCGAGACAAATTCGTCGGCGCACTCGGCAGAATCGTCAGCCACGCCGACCAGCTCGACAAGGATTCGACCTTCCTGCAGCACCTCGGCCGCGACCATCGCAAGTACGCCGTCGTCGCGGAGCACTACAACGCCGTCGGCGCCTCGCTGTGCGCGACCCTGATGCATTTCCTGGGGCCTGAGTGGGACGAGGAACTCGCCGCGCAGTGGACGTCGGCCTATCAGGTGGTCGCGCGGATCATGGTCGAGGCGGCGGAGACGTCCTCGGAGTCCAGCCCGGACTGGTGGGACGCCGACGTGGTCTCTGCCGAGCGGCGGACGATGGATCTCACCCTGCTGACGGTCCGGCCGAGGCGCGCGTTCCAGTTCCTTCCTGGCCAGTCGGTTTCCATGGAGATTCCCCAACGACCCCGGCAGTGGCGATACTTCAGTCCGGCCAACGCCCCACGTCCGGACGGTTCCATCGATCTGCACGTGCAACAGATCGACGGTGGCCTGGTGAGCCCTGCCGTGGTGCGGTCCCTGAAGACCGGCGACGTCGTGAAGCTGGGGGCGCCGGTCGGCGACCGGCTGACCCGGCGCGCCGGCGACAAAAGGGAACTGCTACTGGTCGCCGGTGGCACCGGCCTCGCTCCGCTGCTGGCCGTGCTGGAGCAGATCGACCATGAGTGGCAACGATTTCAGATCGGACCTCTGGTCCATCTTCTCCACGGTGTCCGGATGCCCTGGCACCTCTACGACCGGCCACGGCTGCGGGAGCTGGCGCAGAAGCGGCCCTGGTTCGAATACACCGAGGTCGTGTCCGACGACTCGTCCTATCCCGGAACGCGCGGGAAGGTCGGCGCGGTCGCAGCCCGGCAGTCGACGTACGGGCGCACTGCGATGGTGTGCGGCGGCCCGCAGATGGTCGCGCACACGCTGGAGCAGCTGGCCGTCGCCGGCATGCAGCCCGAGGACATCAAGTACGAGCACTTCTACTACGCGGCCGCCGGCGAGCACGCCGTCGGGCCGGGGTTACCAGGTCAGGAGACAACCAGTGACGACGAACAACCACCGCCGCGGCACTTCGCATCAGACCCCCAGATCGATCCGCGACGAGGCGTTCCGGCGGCGGATGTGGGGACTCGACTCGGGCAGGGTCTACGGGTACCTCGATCAGCTGGCTGA